From the genome of Malus sylvestris chromosome 6, drMalSylv7.2, whole genome shotgun sequence, one region includes:
- the LOC126625823 gene encoding loganic acid O-methyltransferase-like, translated as MAAAEEETSNFSEPEAHPMSGGDGPNSYANNSTLQKGAVDSAKELISKAVAEKLDTDVLLSSNTFRVADLGCSVGPNTFLSVENILEAVELKYQSQGLNSQIPEFQVFFNDHTLNDFNKLFNSLPQNRRYYAAGVPGSFYGRLFPNGSINFFHSSYALQWLSRVPKEVVDKNSPAWNKGRIHYSDSTDEVLKAYEAQHAEDMECFLNARAQEIAEGGLMVLIIPGNPNTLLHSNSMGHVTFQLIGSCLMDMARKGVVSEEEVDAYNIPLYAMTPQELEASVERNELFNLEKLETLPQVPIPRTVPLTQLASHVRAAFEGVIKQHFREEILDELFDLYLKKLEEQPSILTAGTSTAINFVAVLKRKAN; from the exons ATGGCTGCAGCTGAGGAGGAAACCAGTAACTTCTCTGAACCCGAAGCACATCCGATGAGCGGTGGAGATGGTCCCAACAGCTACGCCAACAACTCAACTTTGCAG AAAGGAGCCGTGGATTCTGCAAAAGAACTTATAAGCAAGGCAGTTGCCGAAAAGCTTGACACAGACGTGTTGTTATCTTCTAACACCTTTCGCGTTGCCGATTTGGGTTGCTCGGTCGGGCCAAATACTTTTTTGTCTGTTGAAAACATACTCGAAGCTGTTGAACTAAAGTATCAAAGCCAAGGGCTGAACTCACAAATccctgaatttcaagtcttctTTAATGATCATACTCTCAATGATTTTAACAAGCTCTTCAACTCCCTCCCGCAGAACAGGCGATACTATGCTGCTGGCGTGCCTGGTTCTTTCTACGGCCGCCTATTTCCTAATGGTTCTATTAACTTTTTTCACTCATCTTATGCCCTTCAGTGGCTTTCTAGAGTACCAAAAGAGGTAGTGGACAAAAATAGTCCGGCATGGAACAAAGGAAGAATCCATTACTCAGATTCCACTGATGAAGTCTTAAAGGCTTACGAAGCTCAACACGCTGAGGACATGGAGTGCTTTCTAAATGCCAGGGCACAAGAGATTGCAGAAGGAGGATTGATGGTACTCATCATTCCAGGCAACCCCAATACTCTCCTTCATTCAAATTCAATGGGACATGTGACCTTTCAACTTATAGGGTCTTGCCTCATGGACATGGCTAGAAAG GGAGTAGTGAGTGAAGAGGAAGTAGATGCATATAACATACCTCTGTACGCCATGACTCCCCAAGAACTGGAAGCTTCTGTAGAAAGAAATGAACTTTTTAACCTAGAGAAGTTGGAAACATTACCTCAAGTGCCGATTCCTCGCACTGTCCCTTTAACCCAACTCGCATCACACGTAAGAGCTGCCTTTGAGGGAGTCATCAAGCAGCATTTCAGAGAAGAAATCTTGGATGAGCTCTTTGACTTGTACCTTAAGAAACTTGAAGAACAACCCTCTATCCTTACAGCGGGGACTTCAACTGCAATTAACTTTGTGGCCGTTCTTAAGCGGAAGGCAAATTGA
- the LOC126625820 gene encoding loganic acid O-methyltransferase-like — protein MERNREMAAPKELIEAFPMKSGDGPNSYAKNSTYQRQLVDAGKEILSKTIAEKLDVEILLSSNSTFRVADLGCSVGPNTFSAVENILEAVELKYQSRGLSSQIPAGFQVFFNDHTSNDFNMLFRSLPPNRRYCAAGVPGSFHGRLFPNASIHFFHSSFTIHWMSRVPKEVADKNSPAWNKGRIHYLNSTDEVVRAYEAQHAEDMECFLHARAQEIVHGGLMALTIPGLPSLPHETSYPRAARNGTHQLVESCLMEMVRKGMVSEEKVDSFNVPIYYMSLEELEAAVELNGCFNVERIENLPFPQGSGSIGKLFISHIRAAIEGLIKQHFGHEILDELFDLCCKKFEEQHLEYALGRPIIYLAVLKRKAN, from the exons AtggagagaaatagagagatgGCTGCACCAAAGGAACTAATTGAAGCATTTCCAATGAAAAGTGGAGATGGTCCCAACAGCTATGCCAAGAACTCCACTTACCAG AGACAACTAGTGGATGCTGGCAAAGAAATTCTAAGCAAGACAATTGCGGAAAAGCTCGACGTAGAAATCTTGTTATCTTCCAATAGTACCTTTCGCGTTGCGGATCTTGGTTGCTCTGTCGGTCCTAATACATTTTCCGCGGTTGAAAACATACTTGAAGCTGTAGAGTTGAAGTATCAAAGCCGAGGGCTGAGTTCTCAAATCCCTGCTGGATTTCAAGTCTTCTTCAATGATCACACCTCGAATGATTTTAACATGCTATTCCGCTCCCTCCCACCAAACAGGCGGTACTGTGCAGCGGGCGTACCTGGTTCTTTCCACGGTCGCCTATTTCCTAACGCTTCGATTCACTTTTTCCACTCTTCTTTTACCATTCATTGGATGTCTAGAGTGCCGAAAGAGGTTGCAGACAAGAACTCCCCTGCTTGGAATAAAGGACGAATCCATTACCTAAATTCCACGGACGAAGTAGTAAGGGCTTACGAAGCTCAACATGCCGAGGACATGGAGTGCTTCCTCCATGCCAGGGCACAAGAGATTGTGCATGGAGGACTGATGGCACTTACCATTCCAGGCCTCCCTAGCCTCCCTCACGAAACCTCTTATCCTCGTGCAGCGCGAAACGGGACTCATCAACTAGTAGAATCTTGTCTTATGGAGATGGTTCGAAAG GGCATGGTTAGCGAAGAGAAAGTAGATTCGTTCAACGTGCCGATATATTATATGTCTCTGGAAGAATTGGAAGCTGCTGTAGAACTCAACGGATGCTTTAACGTGGAGAGAATCGAAAATCTGCCATTTCCACAAGGCAGTGGCTCCATTGGCAAACTATTCATATCTCACATCAGAGCTGCCATAGAAGGGCTTATCAAGCAGCACTTTGGCCATGAGATTTTAGACGAGCTCTTCGACTTGTGTTGCAAGAAATTCGAAGAGCAACACCTCGAGTATGCGTTAGGGAGGCCGATTATCTATCTTGCTGTGCTTAAACGCAAGGCAAATTGA